Proteins from one Burkholderia oklahomensis C6786 genomic window:
- a CDS encoding integration host factor subunit beta encodes MTKSELVAQLASRFPQLVLKDADFAVKTMLDAMSDALSKGHRIEIRGFGSFGLNRRPARVGRNPKSGEKVQVPEKYVPHFKPGKELRERVDGRAGEPLKNDEPEDGQ; translated from the coding sequence ATGACCAAATCCGAGTTGGTCGCCCAGCTGGCATCGCGATTTCCGCAGCTCGTGTTGAAGGATGCGGATTTCGCGGTGAAAACGATGCTCGATGCGATGTCCGACGCGCTGTCGAAAGGGCATCGCATCGAAATTCGCGGCTTCGGCAGCTTCGGCCTGAACCGCCGCCCGGCGCGCGTCGGGCGCAATCCGAAGTCGGGGGAGAAAGTGCAGGTGCCCGAGAAATACGTACCGCACTTCAAGCCCGGCAAGGAATTGCGCGAGCGCGTCGACGGCCGCGCCGGCGAGCCGTTGAAGAACGACGAACCGGAAGATGGCCAGTGA
- the lapB gene encoding lipopolysaccharide assembly protein LapB, protein MDLDFWWLLAIPVAFALGWMASRYDLNKLLSESANLPRSYFRGLNFLLNEQPDKAIDAFIEVAKLDPETVELHFALGNLFRRRGETDRAIRVHQNLLSRNDLPVTERDHALFELGQDFLKAGLLDRAEETFHMLAEGDYALDAQRALLTIYEIEKDWHKSIDTATRIESMGAPRLATEISQFHCELAQDALQRKNAALAAEHLREALTVNPQNARATILSGDAAAAAGDHRAAIDHWRRIETQNPAYLPLVADKLMKSYAALDQAADGAELLTGYAERYPSNDLLDVVYQYVAQMRGNDVAHALARTQMEKAPNLSGMLHLLDAQIATADEPRRAELEMMRVLVKQRTKNLPRYTCQNCGFRARLFYWQCPGCSGWETYAPRRVEPAVA, encoded by the coding sequence ATGGATCTCGATTTCTGGTGGCTGCTCGCCATTCCCGTCGCGTTCGCGCTCGGCTGGATGGCGTCGCGCTACGACCTCAACAAGCTGCTGTCCGAGAGCGCGAATCTGCCGCGCTCCTATTTCCGCGGCTTGAACTTCCTGCTGAATGAGCAGCCGGACAAAGCCATCGACGCGTTCATCGAAGTTGCGAAGCTCGATCCCGAAACGGTCGAGCTGCACTTCGCGCTCGGCAACCTGTTTCGCCGGCGCGGCGAGACGGACCGCGCGATCCGCGTCCATCAGAACCTGCTCAGCCGCAACGACCTGCCCGTGACCGAGCGCGATCACGCGCTCTTCGAGCTCGGGCAGGACTTCCTGAAGGCGGGCCTGCTCGACCGCGCGGAAGAGACGTTCCACATGCTCGCCGAAGGCGACTACGCGCTCGACGCGCAGCGCGCGCTCCTGACGATCTACGAGATCGAGAAGGACTGGCACAAGTCGATCGACACCGCGACGCGGATCGAGTCGATGGGCGCGCCGCGTCTCGCGACCGAGATCTCGCAGTTCCATTGCGAGCTCGCGCAGGACGCGCTGCAGCGCAAGAACGCCGCGCTCGCGGCCGAGCATCTGCGCGAGGCGCTCACCGTGAATCCGCAGAACGCGCGCGCGACGATCCTGTCGGGCGACGCGGCCGCCGCGGCGGGCGATCATCGCGCGGCGATCGACCACTGGCGCCGCATCGAGACGCAGAATCCCGCGTATCTGCCGCTCGTCGCCGACAAGCTGATGAAGTCCTACGCCGCGCTCGATCAGGCGGCCGACGGCGCCGAGCTGCTGACGGGCTATGCGGAACGCTATCCGTCGAACGATTTGCTCGACGTCGTCTATCAGTACGTCGCGCAGATGCGCGGCAACGACGTCGCGCATGCGCTCGCGCGCACGCAGATGGAGAAGGCGCCGAACCTGTCCGGCATGCTGCACCTGCTCGACGCGCAGATCGCGACGGCCGACGAGCCGCGCCGCGCGGAGCTCGAGATGATGCGCGTGCTCGTCAAGCAGCGCACCAAGAATCTGCCACGATATACATGCCAGAATTGCGGTTTCCGGGCGCGCC
- a CDS encoding LapA family protein, with product MKFIVWLIRVLVFVLLLVLALANTQSATLNFLAGYSWQAPLILIGLAFFGVGLIAGLLSALPAIFRMRMENGRLKRDLRAARENPAVIDQPPMPPVI from the coding sequence ATGAAGTTCATCGTCTGGTTGATCCGTGTGCTGGTGTTCGTGCTGCTGCTCGTGCTTGCGTTGGCCAATACGCAAAGCGCCACGCTGAATTTCCTTGCCGGCTACAGCTGGCAGGCTCCGCTGATCCTGATCGGTCTCGCGTTCTTCGGCGTCGGCCTGATCGCCGGTCTGTTGTCGGCGCTGCCCGCGATCTTCCGGATGCGGATGGAGAACGGCCGCCTGAAGCGCGACTTGCGCGCGGCGCGCGAGAACCCGGCCGTCATCGACCAGCCGCCGATGCCGCCCGTCATTTAA